The sequence below is a genomic window from Lodderomyces elongisporus chromosome 2, complete sequence.
tatcaacagAGTTAGGTTCCATATCATCTGGAATGTTTCCCTCCGGATTCGCCAAATCCCAAACCGAACTAAATGCATGTCCTTTTTCCAGTTGCTCTTTAAAACTTTCATTCGATCTGACCAAATCAACGGCTACTTTAGAATAATCGCAACcaaatattttcaaattctcattttggttttgattcAAGACCGGAAAAAAAGTGTTTCCCGCACCACAACCAATCTCCAATATCGTAGTGGGTGTTTGATAATCTTTTGAGGTAACTTCATAAAGTGATGGAAATTCAATTTGAAGCCAATTTCGgtctttgaaaaaattctCCTTGTTCTGTTTGTAAAAAATGTCCCAATATTTTGCTGGGTTTGCATTGAACAATGCTTTGTCATAATCTTTGACTGGCGCCTCGTACTGTTTTTGTATCATCTCTTGTGCTTGCTTGATCTGCTCTTCACCCCATTCGACGTTGTCCCAAGCATTGTGGTTGAaaacttcttcatcattcgTAAGAAACCTTtgaccaaaaacaaatggcGCATCTTTACCAATCCGCGAGTCTAAAGGTGGTTTAGTTACTTTGGTAATAGGATCGGCTGCAGTGTCCACTTCAGGAGTGGCCTCTACGTATTCACTAGTCATTGGGAGGAAATTAGACGGCTTGGAAAGATCAATTTATTATTGAGTACAAAGGACTCGATATAAGTAGTTTATgtgcaaaaaaagatgtaGTCTGCGCGAAGCgactttgttttcttttttttttttttcttatttcattcctttttatttttatttttagttaatttatctatctatctatctctctctttcgTACTATCTCtcgctctctctctcaattttttattaaatttcttattctttagATTTACATTTGTTTAGTTATCATGCTTGGatgcaattttgttttcttctacACTTTTATtataaaattgaaacaattCAATATCTACTGAACTATACTAAAGTTGAGTAATGTGATTCACCATCTAGCTCTTGTAACTTTGCAGCGGCTTGCTCGCTAGTCAAGTCTCTTTGTGCTTCACCCAACATCTCAAACCCAACGCAAAACTTTTTGACTGTGGCCGATCTCAACAATGGTGGATAGAAATGCATGTGGAACCATGAACAATCCTCATGTTCTCTTTTCGAGCAACTGAACGGAGCCTGGTGGATCCCCATAGAATACGGGAACGAAGTGTTGAACAAGTTATCGTACTTTGTGGTTAAAGTTTTGAGAATCTGAGATAggtcttgtttttgtttatcaTTAAAATCTCTTATTGATTTGAGATGTTCTTTTGCAATAAGCAACGTTTCGAATGGCCAAAGAGCCCAATatggaacaacaacaatgaacGAATCGTTTTCACAAACAATCCTTGTTTTCTCCTGCATCTCCAATTCTACGTAGTCCTTTAACAAATGACTATTGTTTTCTCTGTAATATTTCAGCATGTTGGTTAACTCGTCCTCAACTTCAGTGGGAACTATATCCAAGCACCATGCTTGGCCATGCGGATGAGGGTTTGAGCAGCCCATAGCAAAACCcttgttttcaaatatttGGAGATATTTGTATGGCAAaccttttgcttttgagtCTTGTAACAAGTCATTATATAAATTCTGCCATGTTTGAACAACCTGGCTTAACTCTTCAAGTGACATGAGAGGAAGAGTGAGATTGTGTTTTGGCGAGAAGCAAATCACAAAACAATTACCTTTCACGCCCTGGGTTTTAAAAAGCTTTTTCTTGAGACTGCCTTGGCCGTCTTTGGTTGTCTCATCGTTATAGTCAGGTTGGTCCATTTTCACTGCAGGATAGTCGTTTGGAAACACATAGGTTGCCGAGTACTTTGGATTCACATCTCCTGTCGCTCTAATGTTTCCAGGACACAAGTAACATTTTGGATCGTATTCGGGCAACTGGGTCTTTTTAACATCTTCTTTAGCACCTTGCCATGGCCTTTTAGCTCTGTGCGGAGAGCACAAGACATAGCGGTTGGTCAATGGGTTATAACGCCTGTGTGAATGGTTTGTAAAGTCAAATTCTGAAGTCATCTGTAAGTATGTTGGAGTAGATGTGACGGGATTTAGTAGATGATCGAGTGACATTGGAAATAAAAGGGAAACCTAAAGGGATCGGTAAAGGTCAAGGGACTTTGGAGACCTATTTATAAAATTTTTggggagaagaaaaagggcaaaatgcaaaatgcaaaatgcaagaagcaaaattgaaaaagcaaaagtgaaaaagcaaaaatgtaaaaataCAAAGCTCCACGATATTTGGACAAAACAAATGAGAAGACTATGATtattgtcttttcttttcctccgCTTGCCCTGTTTTTAGATTGTTAATGGATATATGAAACGACAACCTTTGTGAAATCATTTACACGATACGAAAATTGGTTGTGGAGCATgttagtagtggtagttgtggtggttgtggtgaGGTTAGTTTccaaaactaaaaaaaaaaaaagaaaaaaaaaagaaaaaataacgGAAGGATGCACATTTGTGCGTGTACGCGTGGAGGATCTTTCGGTTTATGCAGACATTTTTCTCAAATCTCACTGCAACGTTACATTTGAggatcaaaataaaaagaaattctttatttttttaaagtgCCCCCGGACACTggagaaaaattaaaaaataaacaataaaaaataaagaggaGCAAGAAATAGTTATTCCGACAGTGGGGGAGAAACAAGACACAACGCCTCTCAGGCTAAAACACTTTTTGTACTTTCACCAAGCAATCCGGTTATGGATGGCATCATCCATATCTAGCTTATTTCAATCATCACCGTACTCATCGTTATTGTTTATATCAGACACAAGTTTTAAAATGCCTCGTGCCATTCATCATGAGTGTATAGCAGAACACGCCctaatttgaaaagaagcaGCTATAGGGGCAACCCATCGCATTATTGGTTCATTGATTGTATTCTCAAACTCTGTTcatcttttaattttgttttctttgttttctttgtcttttttttttttggattcttttttgtttattgttcACCCATATTTGCTCTATTTACTTATCCTACAATAGATAATGGACCTGTTTCACGATAAGAAGGTGTTGGTTACAGGGGGCGCTGGTTTTATAGGAACGTGCTTGTTACAACACTTTCTATCAAAATACCCACACATTTACTTTGTTTGTGTTGACAAACTAAACTACGCTAGTAAtgttgaagaaataaaaaggttTTCGAAAAGCTTCAAAAACTTTCGATTTTGCCACCTTGATTTGTCGCAAGACCTCCAAGAGGTGATTAACCTCGTCAGAGATTTTGGTATTACAGACATAATCAATCTTGCTGCTGAGTCGTCTGTGGATAGATCTTTTCTAGATCCGGTGCTATTCACCAAAAACAATGTGATTGCTACGCAGAATTTGCTCGAGTGTCTCCGCCTTTTGCTGCCGCAAATTAATTACTTTTTGCACATGTCAACAGACGAAGTGTACGGGGAGACACAAGTTGCTACCGAGGAATCTGCATTAAATCCTACAAACCCTTATTCGGCGTCCAAAGCTCTGGCAGACTTGCTCATCCAAGCATATAAACAGTCCTTCCGGTTACCTATAACGATTATCAGGCCAAATAACGTGTTTGGGCCAAACCAATTTCCAGAAAAGTTGATTCCGCTAGTAATGCAATGCGGTCAAACTGGCAAAAAAGTACCGATTCATGGAACTggaaaaaataagagaCTGTTCTTGTACATTTCAGATTTGCTCGATGCAATAGAAATGTTGTTCTTTGAGCATAGAGTTGAGAGTGTGGGCGAGATTTACAACGTTGGACACAATGAAGCAAGCTTAATTGAAAATAGAGAAGTTGTCCatcaaataaatgaaaTCTTTGGGTTTTCAGTAGATATTGAATATGTTCGAGATCGCAAGTACAATGACAAGTTTTACTCAATGAACACATCAAAGATTTACTCTTTGGGATGGACGCCAAAGGTTTCTTTAAGACGAGGATTGCAACTAATAAAAGAGTCACAGAGCTATGGAAATgcaaaacaagaataaaaaCGAGTTCGTATCACGTTCTATTGGTCCTTGTCTTttacaactttttttttttcgttttttttttttcgttttcgtttGAGCTTAGACTAACCTATCTTAGCACCGTATTTATGTCATATTTATAGCAGCAGTGAAAGTAGTAGAGATCGTACTCTCTCGTCAAATAGTGAGCACTTGATCGGCATGTCCAATGAATAGAATGGATTCTTCATCACAAAATCCGAATAAGCAACGTATAGCTGCAGAAATAACTCCGAAGTCTGCTTTTTTCCTGCATCATTCAAATTTGGGGTCGTTATCAAAATAAATTTCAACCCGCTGgttgtttgaaaaatgtaCAAGTTAAAGATATCAGTCTCTATGCTTTTTAGTCCCAGTCTATTGCTATCTGCACTGAGCAGTTTTCCAGTAGTCAAAATCGATGAATTGTGTAATGAATTTATCTCCTCTGTGCTTGACTTAGTATTGTTCATAAATGGTGtactattattgttattgttattgttattgttggtgttggtgttgaatGACGACGTAAGCTCAGAGCCGATGGCATGGACTCCATGTAAAGTACCGGCCAAGACAAGGTAATCATTAGCAGTTAGCTTTGATAATCCCAGCTGAATCTCATTTTGATATATTAGGCCACCAGCTTTGTTTAATATAAGGATTGAATAGACTTTCATGATGAGGATTGGTGCTTGGTTCAAATAGtgtttttacttttttctttcttggtCTTTAGGGAAAACATGGggagtgttttttttttgtcgtGGAGACAATAATTCCATCCAAACCCACATCAAGTCGCATTTCTTTCCCAATATCTAGTTAAATTTctatttgtatataaatatatagaaagatagatagatagatagatggatattattttattcaGATATTTatacctttttttcctttcttgaCAATAAATATTCTACAAGCTGTAAACATTTTTATCCAATTCATCGTTTATCCATATATCTTTTTcatataaacaaaaaaaaaattattctCTACAAAATCTATTACTTTTTACTCAATTCAATCCTTGTTCTTGCCCCATAAGTTTCACCTTTTTGTAACAcaacttgttttttgtattcaTCGAGATGAATTGCATCAACAAATCTACAAGGCTCAACGCAGAATCCATTTCGAGACCCATTCTTTCCACCGGTTTTTTCGATACTTTGACTGGTGTAGAATTGGAAGGCTGGTTCGGTAGATGATATAGTGAGTTTAACTACAGACTCGGGGTGTGTTGCCTCAATGAGTTTCTGCAATGTCTTTGACCTAGTATCTATTGAGTTGGATGATGCACacacaacaaaacaatcatCAAATGAGTCATTTGCAGTCAAAAGTGTACTAGGCACTTCTTTCTTGATCGTTTTTCCTGTTGGCAACTTGTCTGAACCAAACTCCAAGACATCGTTTGTGAATACATTAATTTGCGTATTGTCAATAGTATCACTGTTGGATATATTGTAGTAACTGTGGTTTGTCAAATTGACGATTGTTGCATTTCCAGTAACTAGCTTtgattcaaattcaatatCAATTGAAGTAGCACCAATAGTGTAGTGCACTATAGTTTCCAATTCACCAGGGAACCCATCATTGCCATCACTATCAATCAACTTGAAATCGACCTTGAATTCCCCATCCTTGAACTTGACAACAGGACCAAAGAAATCTTGCTTATCGAAACCGTTCTTACCCGAGTGTAAAGTGTTGCTGCCTTCATTTTGAGTGAGCTTAAAAGTTTCCTCTCCATCCAATTTAAATTCACCTCCCTTGATCCTGTTGGTAAATCTTCCAATTGTTGTTCCAAGATATGGGTTCTGGTCCAGATTGTAATTCTTAGCATCGTTATAATTCAACACCAACTGTTGCCCTAAAAACTTGACATCTTGTATCAATGCACCTCGATTGCAAAGGCTAACTTCTAAATCACCATTTGTGAAAGTGTGCTTACGGTTATTTTCCCCGCCAAAAGTGTCCCACTTGTAATTCTGAACTTCAAATCCATAGGGATTCTCTGTGGTCCATCTCCACAAATCCTTACATGCATCGTCGACGGTCAATTCTGCCTTCCATTTCAACTCAGTGTTTGCGCGGTTTGGCTTTGCAGTTAAATCCAACACATCTCCTTGTCTTCTTGGTGCAACTTCGTATGGTAACTCTCTACCAACAGCTTTGCAGAATGCATTGTAAACGTCAAACACAGTTGAGCCTTTACCAGTACCAAGATTCCACTCTCTGTAAAGTcccttttgcttcttttcgCTCTCCAATTGCTTCAAGTAATCAAGGGCAGCAATATGACCTTTTGccaaatcaacaacatgAATGTAATCCCTAATGGGTGTACCATCGTGGGAATTATAGTCATTACCAAAAACAGATagtttttctcttcttccaatTGCCACTTGTGCTAAATATGGAAGCAAGTTATTGGGGATTCCCAAGGGGTCTTCACCAAGTAAACCCGATGGATGAGCACCCATTGGGTTGAAATATCTCAAAATAGCTACTTTCCATTCAGGGTCGCTGGAATGAACATCTTTCAAAATCTGCTCGATGATATATTTGGTCTTACCATAAGGGTTTGTTGGATCCATGGGGCACTCTTCGGGAATGGGGATCATCTCTGTAGGACCAAATCTAGTAACATCACCATAAACAGTAGCACTTGACGAGAACACAATAGTCTTGACATTATTTTCTTGGCAAACATCAATCAAGTTTATGGTACCTGTGACGTTGTTTTCGTAGTACTTTAATGGAATTTTTGTAGATTCACCAACTGCCTTCAAAGCGGCGAAATGAATAACACCAACAATGTCGTATATTTTGAAGATCTTGTCCAACTGTTCATGATTGCGAATATCAACATTGTGAAAAGGGATATGTTGCTTAACAATGTATTCGATCCTTGCAACTGCATCATACGATGAGTTGGATAAGTTGTCGACAATGACCACCTTGTATCCATTATTAATGAGTTCAATAACTGTGTGTGAACCTATGTAGCCTGCACCACCAGTAACAAGAATGTATTTATCAGCCATTATTAAGATTTTCGATGTGTTGgtgtctattttttttttttgcagagAAACGTGATTGAAAGAAtgtagaaaaaaagaaaaagaaaagaaaatattgaGTTGGAACAGGAGAGCAACATAAGCTTATTTTATATTGGATCTggaaattttcaattgtgATGCATTAATCTATACATCCAAGATCCAAACTGTAAACgggaaaacagaaaaaatgTAACGTTGCAACGATCTTGACTATGGCAAATTTGACCCTTGACCCCATTTCACTAACAAATTTCGTGTCCGAGTGGGGTTTGACAATAACCTCATACAATCGATATGCGTACCGGAAAGCAGCGAGGCACATTCTCGGAATAATTTCAGGTATTTTCTTGGTGTCTGAATTGGAGGGCGGAGAGGCGGCGGAGAAAAGCCCAAAAAAGTGCGTCTTTACACAAAGTGCAAATGCAGACACtgagcaagaaaaaaaagaaaccagagaaaaaaaaaatagaaaataataatctttttgttcattaattttttgtttattaattttttttcttttcagcaAGAGGTGCCTTACCTGATCTCACAGGGAAAGTTCAGATTGAACCGTTTATTGGTAAGCGATCCcattaaaaaaagttaGACACACACCGTGGTAGGAtgagagaagaaacaaaaaaaaaaaagaaaagaaagctCCAATGGATGTTATGGCAAGTTCTGATTATTAGAAAACTCTATGGTTTTAtttaatattaaaaatcgagggaagaaaaagaaacaaaaaaattgaatttttcatttaacTGTTAATCTAGAGAAATACATACTAATCTTTTTTAGTTTAGTGAAAACAAACTGTATTTCGAAAGGTTTTGTTTATGcttaatcttttttctttttctttttccgaCAATACACTCAAAGATTGTTGAAATGGCAAAAAAGTCAATGTAACGTTGCAATATCTACAACATATGTGGTGAAGCGcattaaaaaatgaaaaaagtgTCTGTGGGGGATGTGGAGAGTACTCCGACAAAAAGTATGCTTAGCGtctaaaaaataaattattattgaaaacaaattaaaaataaatacagGTTTGGAATAGACATtgttatttattttcttcgGAACAAATATCGCTCAACACAACCATTACTCGGATGCCTCAACTGAAAATATATGTGAACACATTAAATACCCAACCAATTCCTCTCGAAGAATAACTTTTATATCccattttacttttctttaatttttttatatatatattttttatatctAGCGTTATACCCATTGACTACGccaaaatattttttttcaatcatgTCACCAACAATTCCAACATTTGAAGATTTGTCCTTTTACGCAAATAGTGAGAAAGCACAACAGCTTCGGTATGATGCATTAGCTTCACAGTTTCACACAAATTTCCCCTCTTCCAAAATTGACTTTTTTGCTAGATCACCAGGTAGAGTGAATTTGATTGGCGATCATATTGATTACAATTATTTCCCGGTATTGCCAATGGcgattgatgttgatgtggTTGCTGCTGTTTCTGTTAaccaagaagaagatgatgatgatgaagaagaagaaaaagaaaaagaaaaagaaaaagaaaaagaaaaagaaaaagaaaaaaaagaccatGCTAGTGTCAATAATTCGATTGTCattacaaatacaaagagTGATGAATTTCCTCGAGAGGTCATTGCCTTGCCCAAAGAGGGAGAGGAGATCAAAATGGATGAGCATCACGGATGGGCAAACTATTTTCGATGTGCATTGATTGTTGCTCATAAATATTTACAAGGAAACTCTAAAAAATCCACCCTCGTGAGCACCTCTACTTCCTCTTCTCCAATTAGTTTCAAATTGAGAGGAATGAAGATGTGTTTTGATGGCTCGGTACCAACTGGTGGTGGTTTGTCTTCTTCAGCTGCGTTTTGTGTTACTGCTACACTTGCAATCTTGTATGCTGCAGGAGTAACCAACTTATCCAAGGCCGATTTGACTAGAATCACCGTTGTTTCCGAACATTATATTGGTCTCAATAATGGCGGTATGGATCAATGTGCCTCTGTGAATGGAGAAACGGGTCATGCAATGGCTATCGCTTTTAAGCCCCAATTGAAAGCAACACCAGTGCAATTCCCTGTTGAGGATTTGACATTCATAATTACCAATAGTTTGCAAGTGTCCAACAAGCATGAAACTGCACCGGTGCACTATAATTTGAGAGTAGTTGAAATGGCCATTGCCAGTGATTTACTTGCAAAGAAATTGGGTGTTGAGGATAAAGCAGTAAAGGATTCAAACTTGAGCACTACATCATTGAGAAGTATTATGGATGCATATCTTGGAGAATGGAATGGAGATGACGTGGATCAGGGTATAGCAAATGTGAAAAAGATGATTGATGAGGTTGAGCGTTATTTGAAGAAAGGCAATGGAGGTGGCAACCACGACAGTGACGGATATACAGTTGCCGAAGCTAGCCAACAGTTACAAATTACAGAAACTGAATTTCAGAGCAAATATCTTTCCAAGTTTCCTGTGAGATTTGAAAAGCTTCAATTATACCAAAGAGCAAAGCATGTATATAGGGAATCATTGAGGGTGTTGCAAACATTGAagcttttgcaacaacaacaacaacaacaacaacaacaacaacaacaacagtcaCAAGGCTCAGACAATGAGTTTCTTTCTAAATTTGGCCAATTGATGAATGAGTCGCAACAGGACCTTGATCAATTGAATCAATCATCAAATGACAAATTGAATGAAATCTGTCAATTGGCATTGCGTAATGGCTCGTACGGCTCGCGCGTTACTGGCGCTGGATGGGGTGGATCAATTGTTCATTTAACCACTGTTGACAAGTTACCCCATTTAACAAAGATTTTCAAGGAGTATTTCAAGAAGGAATTTCCCGGAGTGCAAGAGTCTGAATTAGCCGAGGCGATTATCGACAGTCAGCCTGCTATGGGGAGCTGTATCATTAAACATGTGAAATAACTAGGCAGTAAGAGAAGAAATGAAAGGAAATAGTAAAATAGAAATTGGGAAATTGAATTGGGACAAGAAGACCTCTTGTAGCTGGCTCTGTTGTGtagaaactaaaaaaaaaaaaagttaatCACGTGGACATGTAGTTTCAACAACATTGAATcgtgtatgtatatgtagATATCTGTGCAACattccaaattttttttgtcacaTGCCAATTATTTTCAAAGTGAACAAGAGag
It includes:
- the GAL7 gene encoding galactose-1-phosphate uridyl transferase, with product MTSEFDFTNHSHRRYNPLTNRYVLCSPHRAKRPWQGAKEDVKKTQLPEYDPKCYLCPGNIRATGDVNPKYSATYVFPNDYPAVKMDQPDYNDETTKDGQGSLKKKLFKTQGVKGNCFVICFSPKHNLTLPLMSLEELSQVVQTWQNLYNDLLQDSKAKGLPYKYLQIFENKGFAMGCSNPHPHGQAWCLDIVPTEVEDELTNMSKYYRENNSHLLKDYVELEMQEKTRIVCENDSFIVVVPYWALWPFETLLIAKEHLKSIRDFNDKQKQDLSQILKTLTTKYDNLFNTSFPYSMGIHQAPFSCSKREHEDCSWFHMHFYPPLLRSATVKKFCVGFEMLGEAQRDLTSEQAAAKLQELDGESHYSTLV
- a CDS encoding uncharacterized protein (BUSCO:EOG09265822); the protein is MKVYSILILNKAGGLIYQNEIQSGLSKLTANDYLVLAGTLHGVHAIGSELTSSFNTNTNNNNNNNNNSTPFMNNTKSSTEEINSLHNSSILTTGKSLSADSNRSGLKSIETDIFNLYIFQTTSGLKFILITTPNLNDAGKKQTSELFSQLYVAYSDFVMKNPFYSLDMPIKCSLFDERVRSLLLSSSL
- the GAL10 gene encoding UDP-glucose-4-epimerase, coding for MADKYILVTGGAGYIGSHTVIELINNGYKVVIVDNLSNSSYDAVARIEYIVKQHIPFHNVDIRNHEQLDKIFKIYDIVGVIHFAALKAVGESTKIPLKYYENNVTGTINLIDVCQENNVKTIVFSSSATVYGDVTRFGPTEMIPIPEECPMDPTNPYGKTKYIIEQILKDVHSSDPEWKVAILRYFNPMGAHPSGLLGEDPLGIPNNLLPYLAQVAIGRREKLSVFGNDYNSHDGTPIRDYIHVVDLAKGHIAALDYLKQLESEKKQKGLYREWNLGTGKGSTVFDVYNAFCKAVGRELPYEVAPRRQGDVLDLTAKPNRANTELKWKAELTVDDACKDLWRWTTENPYGFEVQNYKWDTFGGENNRKHTFTNGDLEVSLCNRGALIQDVKFLGQQLVLNYNDAKNYNSDQNPYLGTTIGRFTNRIKGGEFKLDGEETFKLTQNEGSNTLHSGKNGFDKQDFFGPVVKFKDGEFKVDFKLIDSDGNDGFPGELETIVHYTIGATSIDIEFESKLVTGNATIVNLTNHSYYNISNSDTIDNTQINVFTNDVLEFGSDKLPTGKTIKKEVPSTLLTANDSFDDCFVVCASSNSIDTRSKTLQKLIEATHPESVVKLTISSTEPAFQFYTSQSIEKTGGKNGSRNGFCVEPCRFVDAIHLDEYKKQVVLQKGETYGARTRIELSKK
- the GAL1 gene encoding galactokinase; the protein is MSPTIPTFEDLSFYANSEKAQQLRYDALASQFHTNFPSSKIDFFARSPGRVNLIGDHIDYNYFPVLPMAIDVDVVAAVSVNQEEDDDDEEEEKEKEKEKEKEKEKEKKDHASVNNSIVITNTKSDEFPREVIALPKEGEEIKMDEHHGWANYFRCALIVAHKYLQGNSKKSTLVSTSTSSSPISFKLRGMKMCFDGSVPTGGGLSSSAAFCVTATLAILYAAGVTNLSKADLTRITVVSEHYIGLNNGGMDQCASVNGETGHAMAIAFKPQLKATPVQFPVEDLTFIITNSLQVSNKHETAPVHYNLRVVEMAIASDLLAKKLGVEDKAVKDSNLSTTSLRSIMDAYLGEWNGDDVDQGIANVKKMIDEVERYLKKGNGGGNHDSDGYTVAEASQQLQITETEFQSKYLSKFPVRFEKLQLYQRAKHVYRESLRVLQTLKLLQQQQQQQQQQQQQQSQGSDNEFLSKFGQLMNESQQDLDQLNQSSNDKLNEICQLALRNGSYGSRVTGAGWGGSIVHLTTVDKLPHLTKIFKEYFKKEFPGVQESELAEAIIDSQPAMGSCIIKHVK